In the Colletotrichum higginsianum IMI 349063 chromosome 7 map unlocalized unitig_7, whole genome shotgun sequence genome, one interval contains:
- a CDS encoding C2H2 finger domain-containing protein, whose product MVKHQRRSHQRGHVGDILDDCTSDSDSGESPSTPKHANMQWPPHPQGVMAINHPGMGHAMSRAASYEYGQHMNGYQMQQQQQQQYGAHRHSLSGGPHEFHGQSVHEQQHSAVMLQRTASMPQPPYFVTEQGNPGVATMNTNMYAQVPRQQQQQVDIPYSAPGMNQSIQSSPSSFSAASGRSPSTQEGFYTHQPTQAATYALHHASPVVEQQPGMVPYQHQQMQQQIHTPQPIPTQPPQPPPQQQQQVSQYASPTPQGQPEEYWNSVPYQAPVEVATIGQLPTYGSSVYDPWGGPKIEFEDPSMQLPSARIENL is encoded by the coding sequence ATGGTCAAGCACCAAAGACGTTCTCACCAAAGGGGGCACGTCGGCGACATATTGGACGACTGCACCTCGGACTCGGACAGCGGCGAGTCGCCCTCAACCCCGAAGCACGCCAACATGCAAtggcctcctcatccccaAGGCGTCATGGCCATAAACCACCCCGGGATGGGCCATGCCATGAGCCGAGCCGCGTCATACGAATACGGCCAGCACATGAACGGATAccagatgcagcagcagcagcaacagcaataCGGCGCGCATCGCCACAGCCTCTCGGGCGGCCCGCACGAATTCCACGGCCAGTCGGTCcacgagcagcagcactCTGCCGTCATGCTGCAGCGAACGGCCAGCATGCCCCAGCCGCCGTACTTTGTGACGGAGCAGGGCAACCCGGGCGTCGCTACCATGAACACCAACATGTACGCGCAAGTGCcccggcagcaacagcagcaggtcGATATTCCGTACTCTGCACCTGGTATGAACCAGTCCATCCAAAGCAGCCCGAGCAGCTTCTCGGCAGCATCGGGTAGGAGCCCATCCACTCAGGAAGGGTTTTATACTCACCAGCCAACCCAAGCAGCAACGTATGCCCTGCATCACGCCTcccccgtcgtcgagcagcaaCCGGGCATGGTCCCCtaccagcaccagcagaTGCAACAGCAGATTCATACCCCGCAGCCGATCCCGAcgcagccgccgcagcctcctccccagcagcagcaacaggtcAGCCAGTACGCCTCACCGACGCCCCAGGGGCAGCCCGAGGAGTACTGGAATAGCGTTCCGTACCAGGCGCCGGTCGAGGTCGCCACCATCGGCCAGCTTCCCACCTACGGCTCAAGCGTGTACGATCCCTGGGGAGGCCCCAAGATCGAGTTCGAAGACCCTTCGATGCAGCTGCCTTCGGCACGGATCGAGAACCTATAG
- a CDS encoding ATP-dependent metallopeptidase HflB, whose translation MALRPAALALSATSPLLRRAVMQPATMQSVFRLASASALSARPVAVPFARGPGLGLALLQQRQQRLFGTNHPISRNLLASREAAANRNPGSATAQNAFYQLLLKANMPAIVIERYNSGRFARNEAVDQAYAQALGMQRTAAVGGLGGHDHLPSAFGNVGAVPGQDASQQAPGNLSQAQLQAVGQALAARSRDSNMATAKVQGSGQTGPLHVIVDESFGGIVFRWVKFLLWFCLFTYFSLVAVTMLVEGLNLFKRPGGKVDSEAKAENQTTRFADVHGADEAKDELQELVDFLRNPEKFSTLGGKLPKGILMVGPPGTGKTLLARAVAGEAGVPFFYMSGSEFDEVYVGVGAKRVRDLFASAKSKSPAIIFIDELDAIGGRRNTRDAAYHKQTLNQLLTELDGFEQNSGVVIIAATNFPELLDKALTRPGRFDRHVTVPLPDVRGRIAILKYHAKKIKAAPGINFEAIASSTGGLSGAELENIVNQAAVRASRLKAAAVSMTDFEWAKDKVIMGAERKSMVIGEKEKEMTAYHEAGHALVSFYHESGPNKLYKVTILPRGQSLGHTAHLPEMDKYSYTTRDMKSLIETSLGGKLAEELVYGTDKVTTGVSSDLKNATNLAYQMVALYGMSARLGPVEYGERYDQLSGETKAIIESEVQRTLTESYEKVRVLLTEKRKELDLLAKALVEYETLDKNEVEKVIRGEKLVGRTPMPKGPMKVPASAAANIGQTIPPPFPSPPGPNGGSAAPPPPSPPPPASTEGIASGPNQKS comes from the exons ATGGCCTTACGCCCGGCAGCGCTGGCGCTGAGCGCGACCAGCCCactcctccggcgggcgGTGATGCAGCCCGCGACGATGCAATCCGTCTTCCGGCTTGCCTCTGCATCCGCCTTGTCTGCTCGCCCCGTAGCCGTCCCCTTCGCGAGAGGTCCCGGTCTGGGACTTGCGCTCCTCCAGCAACGTCAACAACGCCTCTTCGGAACGAACCACCCCATCTCGCGCAACCTCCTCGCCAGCCGTGAAGCAGCCGCGAACAGGAATCCCGGCAGCGCCACCGCCCAGAACGCCTTCTACCAGCTCCTCCTCAAGGCCAACATGCctgccatcgtcatcgagCGCTACAACTCTGGTCGGTTCGCGAGGAACGAGGCTGTGGATCAGGCATACGCCCAGGCACTCGGCATGCAGAGGACCGCCGCTGTCGGAGGCCTCGGGGGGCACGACCATCTGCCCTCCGCCTTTGGCAATGTCGGCGCTGTTCCCGGTCAGGACGCGAGCCAGCAGGCCCCCGGCAACCTGTCTCAGGCGCAGCTGCAGGCTGTCGGCCAGGCGCTCGCCGCGAGATCGCGCGACTCCAACATGGCCACCGCCAAGGTGCAGGGCAGCGGTCAAACCGGTCCGCTCCATGTCATTGTCGACGAGTCGTTTGGTGGCATCGTCTTCCGCTGGGTCAAGTTTCTCCTCTGGTTCTGCCTCTTCACCTATTTTAGCTTGGTTGCCGTCACGATGCTGGTCGAGGGTCTTAACCTCTTCAAGCGAcccggcggcaaggtcgacagcgaggccaaggccgagaaccAGACCACCCGCTTCGCCGACGTtcacggcgccgacgaggccaaggacgaaCTCCAGGAGCTGGTCGATTTCCTGCGCAACCCCGAAAAGTTCTCCACGCTCGGCGGAAAGCTCCCCAAGGGTATTCTCATGGTCGGACCCCCCGGTACCGGTAAAACTCTGTTAGCCCGCGCCGTCGcaggcgaggccggcgtgcCGTTCTTCTACATGTCCGGCAGCGAGTTCGACGAGGTCTACGTCGGTGTCGGTGCCAAGCGTGTCCGCGATCTCTTTGCGTCGGCCAAGTCCAAGTCTCccgccatcatcttcattgatGAACTCGATGCCATTGGCGGACGTCGCAATACCAGGGATGCCGCTTACCACAAGCAGACGCTGAACCAGCTGCTGACGGAACTCGACGGTTTCGAGCAGAACAGTGGCGTTGTCATCATCGCTGCGACCAACTTTCCCGAACTTCTCGACAAGGCCCTGACCCGACCTGGACGTTTCGACCGCCACGTCACCGTCCCTCTGCCCGACGTCCGCGGCCGCATCGCAATCCTCAAGTATCACgccaagaagatcaaggcTGCCCCCGGAATCAActtcgaggccatcgcctCCAGCACCGGCGGCCTTTCCGGtgccgagctcgagaacaTTGTCAACCAGGCTGCCGTCCGAGCCAGTAggctcaaggccgccgccgtcagcaTGACGGATTTCGAGTGGGCCAAGGACAAGGTCATCATGGGAGCCGAGCGCAAGAGCATGGTCAttggcgagaaggagaaggaaatgACGGCCTACCACGAGGCCGGCCACGCCCTTGTGTCATTCTACCACGAGAGCGGCCCTAACAAGCTCTACAAGGTCACCATTCTACCTCGTGGCCAGAGTCTGGGACACACGGCCCATCTCCCCGAGATGGATAAGTATTCTTACACGACCAGGGATATGAAGAGTCTCATTGAGACTTCTCTTGGTGGGAAGCTTGCTGAGGAGCTGGTTTACGGCACCGACAAGGTGACAACGGGTGTCTCGAGT GACCTCAAAAACGCTACCAACCTGGCCTACCAGATGGTTGCTCTTTACGGCATGTCGGCCAGGCTTGGCCCCGTGGAGTATGGCGAGCGTTACGACCAGCTCAGCGGAGAGAccaaggccatcatcgagTCGGAGGTGCAGCGTACTCTGACCGAGTCGTACGAGAAGGTGCGCGTGCTGCTCACGGAGAAGCGCAAGGAGCTTGACCTCCTGGCCAAGGCTCTTGTCGAGTACGAGACCCTAGACAAGAACGAGGTAGAGAAGGTCATCCGTggcgagaagctcgtcgGTCGTACACCCATGCCCAAGGGCCCGATGAAGGTACCTGCGAGTGCGGCCGCCAATATCGGCCAGACGATACCGCCTCCGTTCCCTTCGCCTCCCGGACCCAACGGAGGCTctgcggcgccgccgcctccttcgccgccaccgcctgcCTCGACGGAAGGCATCGCTTCTGGACCAAACCAGAAGTCATGA
- a CDS encoding NAD dependent epimerase/dehydratase, producing the protein MTKILLTGGSGFIAAHILEQLLARGHSVVTTVRSEDKAQKIRDAHKDLDASRLAVAIVPDIAREDAFDEVVKTPGLEAVLHTASPFHFNWTDAKKELVDPAVVGTTAILRALKRDAPGVKRVVVTSSFASIIDEAKLEDPATVFTEKHWNPVTLEDIGRSPATAYRASKKLAEKAAWDFVEQEKPGFDLVTVTPPLVLGPVVHHFADLGSINTSNERVVDLVKGKWKDAVAPTGAAYLWIDVRDLALAHVLALEKAEAGGRRLFTTAGWFSNAEIAAIVRKNFPELKDRLPAEGTKGGELPPKDKVYGYDDSETAKILGIKWRTLEESITDLVKDIKGFGI; encoded by the exons ATGACCAAGATTCTGCTGACAG GCGGCTCCGGCTTCATCGCCGCGCACATCCTTGAGCAGCTCCTGGCGCGCGGACACTCGGTCGTCACGACCGTCCGCTCCGAGGACAAGGCCCAGAAGATCCGCGACGCCCacaaggacctcgacgcctcgcgcctcgccgtcgccatcgtcccgGACATTGCGCGCGAGGACGCcttcgacgaggtcgtcaagacgccaggcctcgaggccgtgcTGCACACGGCCAGCCCCTTCCACTTCAACTGGACcgacgccaagaaggagctcgtcgacccggccgtcgtcggcacgACGGCCATCCTGCGCGCGCTCAAGAGAGACGCCCCCGGCGTcaagcgcgtcgtcgtcacgtCGTCCTTCgcctccatcatcgacgaggccaagctCGAGGACCCGGCCACCGTCTTCACCGAGAAGCACTGGAACCCCGTCACCCTCGAGGACATCGGCCGCAGCCCCGCGACGGCGTACCGCGCGTccaagaagctcgccgagaaggccgctTGGGACTTTGTCGAGCAGGAGAAGCCGGGCTTCGACCTCGTGACggtgacgccgccgctggtgcTGGGCCCCGTCGTGCACCACTTCGCGGACCTCGGCAGCATCAACACCTCCAAcgagcgcgtcgtcgacctggtcAAGGGGAAGTGgaaggacgccgtcgcgccGACGGGCGCCGCGTACCTGTGGATCGACGTGCGGGACCTCGCGCTGGCCCACGTGCTGGcgctcgagaaggccgaggccggcggccgcaGGCTGTTCACGACGGCCGGGTGGTTCAGCAACGCCGAGATCGCGGCCATCGTGAGGAAGAACTTCCCCGAGCTGAAGGACCGGCTGCCGGCCGAGGGGAccaagggcggcgagctgcCGCCCAAGGACAAGGTGTACGGGTACGACGACAGCGAGACGGCCAAGATCCTGGGCATCAAGTGGCGGACGCTGGAGGAGAGCATCACGGACCTGGTCAAGGACATCAAGGGGTTTGGTATCTAG
- a CDS encoding Glycerophosphoryl diester phosphodiesterase, whose translation MKFGRNLPRNQVPEWAAFYINYKGLKKLIKAAAQSAKDGEKVDLAEFFFALDRNLEDVDSFYNRKLSEAVRRLNLLRDRYGRVHDLVSNLDEDETEELMGALYEMRIMLRNLNWFAEINRRGFVKITKKLDKKLPETVSQHRYISTKVDPLPFAKDTTGTRLLAEINKWISALGEARNVDDARSDRSVRSLGRVSSKAMLTLSQTLLDTLEQAIRNDDVESLKTGLKDGNVSGEQASQGLLLNMLQRSIAARSKACIAYLIEQLPSIHEPDDINERNCVHRLVIHIGRTKSSDPDNEPKSYPFPIGTQFTSHDLQPAVSQVVTPRALNQNEAKLLGKDDEAVQILMYLLDTLKPEHREALSARDSFGRLPLHYAARFGFVVVCQIIMAKMQEWGQFNVENGIDAPEWQDNDGYAPLHLSVVGGHPLTTKALLQGENWQGVSVKKAEMRRTVSKSGAVLAMATKSNYKVIVEMLVDAGVDINWQDKTGETALHLAARLGHDEIAKSLIKGTDEQKADLEIAENTYAWTPLHVAAVDGHLSVVQLLVDSGAVVAKADSSGWTAKEHAALRGHLDIARLLANQAESEIVQPTSSLKISNESSPRSSSPENTSSIDGRKSDGYVRPVEPVKTFGHRYLTDKSMVLVSLGSMDMRKNLEAVKLDRVPLTEAHLTELDTALSIVVSASGAQGEPTIVDLPVHETVSTEPIVFTAADPSQVKLMFDIVPTYSGNEKNKIGRGVALLSSIKPTLGTKRMNLQGDVCVPILANNLDVIGTVNFNFLVVTPFSHPNMEINSQQTYWKKLATTMVIGHRGMGKNMTSNKSLQLGENTVPSFIAAANLGAQYVEFDVQLTKDHVPVIYHDFLVSETGIDAPVHTLTLEQFLHINPDSNRTNGVNAVNERIEKVRNNAPGPRQRSLSMGYAGDSLNGGGLEERMKHTRDFKNKGYKANSRGNFIQAPFATLEDLFRQLPEHIGFNIEMKYPMLHESEEQEMDTYAVELNSFCDTVLSKVYDLAGNRHIIFSSFNPDICLCLSFKQPSIPIMFLTDAGTCPVGDIRASSLQEAIRFASRWNLIGIVSAAEPLINSPRLVKVVKESGLLCVSYGTLNNNPIMVQRQVKEGIDAVIVDNVLAIRKGLTTTEAEVLNGEVETSEEGSETGDSV comes from the exons ATGAAGTTCGGCAGGAA CCTCCCCCGCAACCAAGTCCCCGAGTGGGCGGCCTTCTACATCAACTACAAAGGCCTGAAGAAGCTGATCAAGGCGGCTGCGCAATCGGCCAAGGATGGAGAGAAGGTGGATCTTGCAG AATTCTTCTTCGCCCTGGACCGCAATCTCGAAGATGTCGACAGCTTCTACAACCGCAAGCTTAGTGAGGCCGTCCGCCGTCTCAATCTGCTGCGCGACCGCTATGGCCGCGTCCACGACCTCGTTTccaacctcgacgaggatgagaCCGAGGAGCTCATGGGCGCTCTCTACGAGATGCGCATCATGCTAAGGAACCTTAACTGGTTCGCTGAAATCAATCGCAGGGGCTTCGTCAAGATCACAAAGAAGCTCGACAAGAAGCTCCCCGAGACGGTCTCCCAGCACCGCTACATCTCGACCAAGGTCGACCCGCTGCCTTTTGCCAAGGACACCACCGGCAcgcgcctcctcgccgagatcaACAAATGGATCTCCGCGCTGGGTGAAGCTCgcaacgtcgacgacgccagaTCCGACAGGTCAGTGCGGTCGCTCGGCCGCGTCTCCTCCAAGGCCATGTTGACGCTGTCGCAAACACTACTCGACACCCTGGAGCAGGCCATTCGCAATGACGATGTCGAGTCGTTGAAGACCGGCTTGAAGGACGGCAACGTGTCCGGTGAGCAGGCATCTCAGGGCTTGCTTCTGAACATGCTGCAGCGCTCCATTGCTGCGAGGTCCAAGGCTTGCATCGCCTATCTAATCGAGCAGCTGCCGTCCATCCACGAGCCCGACGACATCAACGAGCGAAACTGTGTTCACAGACTCGTCATTCACATCGGCCGTACCAAGTCTTCCGACCCTGACAACGAGCCCAAATCGTACCCTTTCCCCATTGGCACGCAGTTTACTTCTCACGACCTGCAGCCAGCAGTCTCCCAAGTCGTCACCCCCCGGGCGCTCAACCAGAACGAGGCGAAGCTGCTcggcaaggacgacgaggcggtcCAGATTCTCATGTATCTCCTCGATACTCTGAAGCCCGAGCACAGAGAAGCACTCAGTGCGAGGGACTCGTTTGGGCGACTGCCGCTCCACTACGCCGCCCGATTCGGCTTCGTGGTCGTCTGCCAGATCATCATGGCCAAGATGCAGGAGTGGGGCCAGTTCAACGTCGAGAACGGCATTGATGCTCCCGAATGGCAGGACAACGACGGCTACGCCCCGCTGCATTTGAGCGTCGTGGGCGGACACCCTCTGACGACCAAGGCTCTTCTCCAGGGAGAGAACTGGCAGGGTGTTAgcgtcaagaaggccgaaATGAGACGAACCGTGTCCAAATCCGGCGCTGTTCTCGCCATGGCCACCAAATCCAACTACAAGGTCATCGTGGAGATGCTCGTCGACGCTGGGGTTGACATCAACTGGCAGGACAAGACGGGTGAAACCGCACTGCACCTTGCCGCGCGCCTCGGTCACGATGAGATCGCCAAGTCGCTGATCAAGGGCACGGATGAGCAAAAGGCCGATCTCGAGATCGCGGAGAACACGTACGCCTGGACGCCACTTCACGTtgctgccgtcgacggccaccTCTCGGTGGTCCAGTTGCTCGTCGACTCGGGCGCAgtcgtcgccaaggccgatTCTTCTGGCTGGACCGCCAAGGAACACGCTGCGCTGCGTGGCCATCTGGACATCGCCAGGCTCCTCGCGAACCAAGCCGAGTCCGAGATCGTCCAGCCTACGAGCAGCCTCAAAATCTCCAACGAGAGCTCTCCCCGCTCGTCGTCTCCCGAGAACACGTCGTCGATCGACGGCCGCAAATCCGACGGCTACGTCCGTCCTGTGGAGCCGGTCAAGACCTTTGGCCATCGCTATCTCACCGACAAGAGCATGGTCCTTGTCAGCCTTGGATCGATGGACATGCGCAagaacctcgaggccgtcaagctTGACCGCGTGCCCTTGACCGAAGCCCATCTGACAGAGCTTGACACGGCTTTGTCCATTGTTGTCTCGGCCAGCGGTGCCCAAGGCGAGCCTACCATTGTTGACTTACCGGTCCATGAGACCGTTTCCACCGAGCCAATCGTGTTTACGGCAGCCGACCCCTCTCAGGTCAAGCTGATGTTCGACATTGTCCCGACTTACTCTGGGAATGAGAAGAACAAGATCGGACGCGGTGTggccctcctctcctccatcaAGCCCACTTTGGGCACGAAACGGATGAATCTCCAAGGCGATGTCTGTGTGCCGATCTTGGCGAACAACTTGGATGTCATTGGTACCGTCAACTTCAACTTTTTGGTCGTCACACCCTTCTCGCATCCCAACATGGAGATCAACTCCCAGCAGACGTACTGGAAGAAGCTAGCCACGACGATGGTCATTGGTCACCGCGGCATGGGTAAGAACATGACGAGCAACAAGTCTCTCCAACTGGGAGAGAACACGGTGCCTTCTTTCATTGCGGCGGCCAACCTTGGCGCCCAGTACGTCGAATTCGATGTGCAGCTCACCAAGGACCACGTGCCAGTTATCTACCATGACTTCCTTGTCAGCGAGACTGGTATCGATGCCCCGGTTCACACCCTGACCCTGGAGCAGTTCTTGCACATCAACCCAGACTCAAACCGCACAAACGGTGTCAATGCAGTCAATGAGAGAATCGAGAAGGTTCGAAACAATGCGCCGGGTCCCAGGCAACGGTCTTTGTCCATGGGCTACGCCGGCGACAGTCTCAACgggggcggcctcgaggagcgCATGAAGCACACGCGGGACTTCAAGAACAAGGGCTACAAGGCCAACTCGCGTGGCAACTTCATCCAGGCGCCGTTTGCCACGTTGGAAGACCTTTTCCGCCAGCTCCCCGAGCACATTGGCTTCAACATCGAGATGAAGTACCCCATGCTCCACGAgagcgaggagcaggagatGGACACGTACGCCGTCGAGCTGAACTCCTTCTGCGACACGGTCTTGTCAAAGGTGTACGACCTGGCGGGCAACCGACACATCATCTTCAGCTCTTTCAACCCCGACATCTGTCTTTGCTTGAGCTTCAAGCAGCCGTCGATCCCCATCATGTTCTTGACCGATGCAGGCACCTGCCCCGTTGGTGACATCAGAGCCTCTTCGCTGCAGGAGGCCATCCGGTTCGCCAGTCGCTGGAACTTGATTGGAATCGTTAGCGCCGCCGAGCCTCTCATCAACAGCCCTCGGCTGgtcaaggtcgtcaaggagaGCGGCCTCCTCTGCGTCAGTTATGGAACGTTGAACAACAACCCCATCATGGTTCAA CGTCAAGTGAAGGAGGGCATCGACGCGGTCATCGTAGACAACGTCCTCGCCATCAGAAAGGGTCTCACGaccaccgaggccgaggttctcaacggcgaggtcgagaccTCGGAGGAGGGATCGGAGACTGGCGACTCGGTTTAG